CTGCTAAACCGCAAGGTGATGTATAGGGGGTGAAGCCTGCCCAGTGCCCGAAGGTTAAGTGGATGCGTTAGCTTTATGCGAAGCGTTGAAATGAAGCCCGGGTGAACGGCGGCCGTAACTATAACGGTCCTAAGGTAGCGAAATTCCTTGTCGGCTAAATACTGACCTGCACGAAAGGCGCAATGATCTCTCAACTGTCTCAACACTAGACTCGGTGAAATTATGGTCCCAGTGAAAACGCTGGGTACCCGCATCAAGACGAAAAGACCCCATGGAGCTTTACTATAACTTCGTATTGAAATTTGGTCTAACATGTGTAGGATAGGTGGGAGATGTTGATCTTAGGACGCCAGTTCTAAGGGAGTCAACCTTGAAATACCACCCTTGTTATATTGAGTTTCTAACTTGCCATCATTATCAGGTGGGAGGACAGTGCGTGGTGGGTAGTTTGACTGGGGCGGTCGCCTCCTAAAGAGTAACGGAGGCGTTCAAAGGTACACTCAATACGGTCAGAAACCGTATGCAGAGCGCAAAGGTAGAAGTGTGCTTGACTGTGAGACTTACAAGTCGAGCAGGTGCGAAAGCAGGACTTAGTGATCCGGCTGTACATTGTGGAATGGCAGTCGCTCAACGGATAAAAGTTACCCTGGGGATAACAGGCTTATCTTGCCCAAGAGATCACATCGACGGCAAGGTTTGGCACCTCGATGTCGGCTCATCGCATCCTGGAGCTGGAGTCGGTTCCAAGGGTTGGGCTGTTCGCCCATTAAAGCGGTACGCGAGCTGGGTTCAAAACGTCGTGAGACAGTTTGGTCCCTATCTGATGTGGGCGTTGGAATATTGATGAGAGCCGCTCTTAGTACGAGAGGACCGGAGTGGACGTACCACTGGTGTTCCAGTTGTTCCGCCAGGAGCATAGCTGGGTAGCTAAGTACGGAAAGGATAACCGCTGAAAGCATCTAAGTGGGAAGCCTCCTCAGAGATAAGTATTCCCTTGAGATTCCTTATAGACTATGAGGTTGATAGGATGGGGGTGTAAGCGTAGTAATACGTTGAGCTGACCATTACTAATAAATCGATCGGTTTAAAAGTTGTTATGTGTATTAAGACATTTCAATGAACCATAAAATTACTATTCAGTTTTCAAAGAATATGCACCTGAGGGTGTTTTTTTATTACTTTTTTTCAAAAAAATGAAATTTATTTTTTTAAATTATTGCATTTTTTAGCAATTAATGCTTTTTAGTAACTTTTTTCAGATTAAAAAGCAGTTTTTATCAGCTTAAAAAAAGTCGGCTTTCTTTTTTTATTTTTTAAAAAAGAATAAAATCAAAATGTAAAAATAAAATTTATTTTTTTACAGAAAAGAGAAAAAATGAAAAAAAGATTTTTTTTCATAGCATCAAGCTCTATATTATTGCCTATTGCTTTTTCTATAAGTGCATCAGCGAAAATAAATCAAGAATTTTCAAATGAAATTCGAGAATTTATTAAACATGAAATAGAAAAAGAAGAAAACCTAAATTTAGATAATATTATTCTTAAAAAACTTAAAACAGTTAGTGACAAAGAACTGATTTTAGTCCAAAAAGAAAATAACAAAGGTTTATATATTTTTGATCCAATATCAAAAGTGTTTCTTGAAAAAACTCCGTTAGTTGAAGTTGACACAAATTTTGACGAACTATATTATTTTGGTCCATTTCAATATTACAAAAAAATAAATAATGAATTTATTCATTTAATTACCTATCAAAAAATAAAAAATATTAATAATTTTCAATATTTAAAAAAGGAATTTGATAATTTATTAAATGAAATAAGAGAACATTCTTTAATAGAAAATAATGTTAATCGAGAAAATATTGGTTTAAGATATTATAATGACAATGGATCAGGAAGAAGATTAAAAAATACATATAAATTTGGCTCATCAAAAATAAAAAATGAAACTTTAATAAATGGCTTTGAAATTCTTCAAAAAGCAAAATTTCCAAGAAATATTTATGGTACTTGTACTTACACAGTCACAACCTTAATGTTATATTGATGGCATGTAAAAACATGAGGAAAATTTAATTTAATTGATAAAAAGTTTTTAAATGAAAAAAATGAATTAATAACTACTAGTTATACTTTACAAGATGAATTGCTAAAAATTGGTAAATCTCTTGGTTATGGAAATGGTTTATGACCTCATCAATTGACTAAAATATTTTATAAATATTTAAAAGATAGAAATTTATTTTATAAATCATATGCAAAATGAGAACCTGAAACAAAATGATTAGATTTTTATATTGATTATGGAATGCCTGTTTTAGCATCAGGTTCATTTTTCCTTAATCCAATTAAAGAAGGTGAAACAGAGGATAAAGATCAAGGAGAAAAAGGTTTGCATTCTGTATTAATTTATGGATATAATAATAAACATTTAATTGCTCATTACGGTTGATTAAATCATGAAAAAACATATATATTACCGGAATTATTAATGGAAACATGCATTTTGAAATAAAAAATATTAAACATCGTTAAAATGAAAAAAACAAAAATTATTAAAAACATCATATATGCATTGTTAAATATTCTTTTAGTAATATCATTTGTTTTTATACTATTGCCTGATCAATTTGTTGATTATCATTCTGCACCAGGAGAACCTTTTATTACTCCCTCTTATTATTCATTTATTTTTTATACTATTGATAGAACAGTTAAAACATATATCAATGTCACAATTATTTTAGTTTTCTTTTATACTTTTATATCTTGAATTATTTTTTATGTTGTTTTAAGAATTATTAATAAAAAAAATAATCCTATCTTGAAATTAGTAGAAAATATTATTAGTATTGCTTTCATTATTGCATTAATTGTAATAATGAAACATGAAAGTAATGACGATAACATCATCACTGAATTAGGATATAACACTTATGAAATCATAAGCTGGACAATTGGATTATTTATGTTAAAAAACATCTGTGAAATAGTTGGTTACGTTTTATCTAGAACAAAATGAAATTACAAATTATTTATTAAACAAACGTTTAAAAATTATAAAGAAGAGGTTAAAACAAATTAAAAAGCAAATGAATATTTCTCTAGAAAAGAGTAAAAATGAAAAAAATTAAATTATCAATTTCTATATTTTTAAATCTAATCTTGATTATTTCTTTTGTATTAATTTTATTGCCTAATCAATTCGTCGCTTTTAATACTAAACCAGGAGAAACCTCCTACATAGCACCTACTTATTACGCTTTTACATCACACTTTATTAATTCAGATCATAATACTTGAATAAATACATCTCTAACATTATCATTTTTATACATTTTTTTAATTTGAATAATTTCACACTTTGTTCTTGAATTAACTAATTTGTATTTTAGAAAATTAAAATCTGAAAATTTATTGAAAATTAATAAATATTTTCAATATTCAAGTAGAATAATTTTCTCTATTGTTTTAATTATTCTAGGAATCTTTGGATTAAATTGAAACCACTGAACTAATATAGGGAAAATAACCTATATATTTATGATATTTACTTCTTTTATCTTCATAATTAATAATATTTATGAATTAACATATCTCACTTATTTAAAGGCAAAAGCAATTAATTTCAAACAAGTAATAAATTAGAAAACAAGGTACAAATTATTTGTACTTTTTTTATTTTTAAAATAATGAAAATGAAAAATTTCGTTTTTAATCTTAAAAGAAAAAAGAATTATATTGATTATTTATATTTGTAAATTAAAAAATAAAAATAAATATTAATATTTAAATCCTTAAAACCTTATAAATAAGTTGTAAAAGCAAATTTAATATAAATTTACTGACATAAAATTTTAATCGTAAATTAATAGAATATGTTTAATTCAGCATCAGAAAAATTAAAATATGTTAATAAACTTTAACAAAATTTATAGCACAATAATAATGAAAATACCAGAAAATATATTATTTTTAATTACTTAAGTAAGTAATTAACTTAATGTAAAATAAAACTATGAATAGAGAACAGAATGTTTTTAACAAAATAAAAAATATTTTTTCTTTTAGGTGAAGAGAACTAAATAAAAATAAAGAAATTTTTCAAAATGTTTGTCAAAATTCTAAATTTAAAGCAGAATTAATTTATTCGAATAGTATTTCATCCGATTGACTCACTAATCATGATTATGAATATGTATTTTTGTTAAAAGGCAAAGCATATTTAAGCGATATGAATAATAATTTGATTTTAATGAAAAAAGGCGATATTTTAGCCATTAAAAAGTCAGGACAACATAAAATTATTAAAACTAGTCGAAAAACTATTTGATTGGCTATACATTTTCAAAATAAAGGGGAGATTTATGAATAAAAACCAGAAAATAAAATGATTGTTAACTGCCTCAACTCTAACCTTACCTTTAATTTCTGTAGCTTGTACTAAAAACACAGATAATCAATCACAACCAATAAATAAAACTAATGATGAAGAATTGTTATTACAAGAATTAAATAGTGAAGTTGAAAATAGTCAATTAGAATTTAACGAAACAGCTACACAAGAAGAAAAGAATAATTTTGTTAAAACACCAAATGACTTTCGCTCATTAATTAAAAAGAGAAGAAAATTTAAAAATACTAAATTTAAACTTCTAATTAAATCAATATTTTTAGAGAATGATCAAGTTATAGTTGAATTTTCAATTCAGGATAAAGAAACACAAAAAGAAAGCAAAATTTTGAAAAAAGTTTTTTCAAGCAATGACTTTTTTGAAAAATTTAATAATAAAAATCTTTCAATTCAATCTATAGAAAAAGAAAAAAAAGAAGAAGAACCTGACAATAAAAAAAATAATGAAACAACTTCTCTATTAGAAGAAGAAAAAAAAGATACTCATTCAGAACCTCCAAAAAATAATCCCGAAGATCCAAAAAATACTGATTCACAACCTTCTGATCCTGCAAATCCATCAAATAAAGAAAAAGAAGAACCAAAAAATACCAATTCTCCTTCTGAGTCTATAAATGGCTCAAGTGAGGAAAAAGAAGATGAAAATTCTGATAAAAAAGATGGAACAACCGAAAATACAAATGAAGAAAAAAATTTAGAACAAATTAGATTAGGTTTATGAAACACTTATAAATTTTCTTTAACCGAAAAAAACTATGAAAAAGTCAAAAACATCAAAATCAAAGCGTTAAGTAAAATTATTAATTATTTAAATATCGATGTTCAAGGAATAGTAGAATTATTTAATCCAGAAGCTTTAATTGAATTGGTTAAAGAGCTAAATACATTGAATACTGAAGCAAATTGAAAATATGTTATTAGCGATTATGATAAAGGTGGTAAAAATGTTCTATTAGAGTCAAATAGTAAGCAACATGAATTATCAGGATTTATCTATAAAGCAAGTAAATTAGACGCAATTGCTTTTGATAATAACTTAATAGGGACTTCATATGATAATTCGAATTATAAACCACATTTTAATTCAGATTCAAATCTAGGTTTTGTTAGACCTCCTTTTGGAGTTAAATTTAAAACTAAAGGAAGCGAAAAAAATGATTTCACCTTTGTTATAGGTCATTTTGACTCACCAGGAGTTAGCAAAGAAAATCAAGAAGTTTCTCATAAAAAACAAGGAACACAAGAATTAGATGAAGCATGGAATTTAAATGCGGCCATGAATTGATATGACCATATTGATGGAAATAACAATGAATTGATTTTCATGGGTGATACAAACATTAAAAAAAATAATGAAGCTTTAGCTTTTGAACCACTTTTAGTTCAAAATAATTACAAGTCACTATTGAAGGAAGATAATCCAACTTCAATTGGAAGAAATTTTAATTATAGTGAACCTTATGACAAAATCTTCTATAAAGGTGATTTAGAAGTTACTAATAGTGATAAATATGATCTTCTAGCTTTTCCAGAATCAGGACTTTGAGAAAATATTTCTTCATTTCAAGAATGAAAAAATTTCCTTCAAAAAAATGATTATGATTACAAAACTGAGACAAGTTATATTTCTAGCGTTATAAGTGATCATGCTCCAATTTATACAGACTTGCTATTAAACAAAGCAGATTTAACATAATTTATAAAAAAACAGCAAATTATTTATTAATTATGATTTGTTGTTTTTTCTAAATTTTTTTCTGTTTTTTTACTTCTCTTTTAAACTCTTTGTATATAATAAGAAAACTGTGGAACAGTACTCAAGAGGCTGAAGAGGCGGTCCTGCTAAGACTGTAGGGGAGGCAACTCCCGCGGAGGTTCAAATCCTCTCTGTTCCGCCATTTTTTTATATCTTTTTTGCCTCTTGTGTATATACTTTATAATTACAATTATTTATTTTAAATAATTATTTTAATTAAAGTTAATAAAGAAAGGATTTTATGACAAATCTAGAAACTGGTTTAAACGACTTAGAAGTAAAAGAGCAGTTAGAAAAATTTGGCTCAAATACTTTAGTTAAAACTAAAAAAATTAATCCATTTGTTGCTTTTATTAAGCAGTTTATAGATCCAATGGTTATTTTATTAATTATTGCTGCTTTAATTAGTTTAGGTTTAGCTATTTATGAACATGTTAGTGGACATAATGAGAGAAGTGAAATTATCGTTTCTTATGTTGAACCTGGAATTATTTTTCTAGTAATTTTCTTAAACAGTATGCTTGGCGCTTATCAAGAAGTTAAAAGTGATCAAGCGGTGAGAGCTTTAGCTAAAATGAATGAAACTTTTGCCACTGTTAAAAGAAATGGCAAAATTCAATTAATTCCCGCAGCAGAATTAGTGGTTGGTGATGTTTTAATTTTAAATGCTGGAGATGTAATAAGTGCTGATGCAAGATTAGTTGAAGCTTATAACTTAAAAGTAGTTGAAGCTTCTCTAACGGGTGAATCATTAGCCATTGATAAAATTGCTAATTGGGAAAAAACCAAAGATGCAACTCTAGCTAATAACTCACACTTAATTTTTTCAGGCACACACGTAACAAATGGTAAAGCAATTGCCATTGTTGAAGCCGTGGGTGAAAAAACCGAAATTGGCAAAATTAATTCAATGATTCAAGAGCAAGATAAGAGTTTAACTCCACTGCAAATTAAATTAAATAAATTGAGCAAAATTTTTGGTTTTGCCGGAGTAATTCTACTTTTCGTAAGTTTTATTATTCAAATTGTTTTAAGCAATGTTGTTTCAGGTATTTGAAATGAGGCTGATGTTTATACAAGCGCACTTGTTACAGCTATTTCCTTAGCTGTTGCGGCTATTCCAGAAGGTTTAATTACCTTTACAACTGTACTTTTAAGTATTGGTGTAGCCAAAATGTCAAAACAAAAAGGATTGGTGAAAAATCTTCTAGCTGTTGAAACTTTAGGTTCAGTTTCAATTATTTGTAGTGATAAAACTGGAACTTTAACTGAAAATAAAATGACTGTGGTTGATGGTTTTGTCAATGGCAAAACCTTTAGTCATACAACTGTTTCTAATGATAGTGATTATGCTTCTTTAGCAAGATATTTAACTTTATGTAATGATGCTTCAATTCATTTTAATCAAACCACAAACACATTTGAAGAAGTTGGTGATCCAACTGAAACAGGTTTATTAAGATTTGCTTATGGTTATGGCATCAAAAAAGAAGAATTATTAAAAACTACTCCACACTTAAGCGCCTTACCTTTTGATAGTGATCGGAAAATGATGTCAGTTTTAATTAAAGAAAATGGGCAAAATTTAATGATTACTAAAGGTGCGCCAGATGTTATTTTAAATAGATGTCTAAATGTTAAACGTGATGAAATTGAGCTAATTAATAGTCAATTTGCAAATAATAGTTATCGTGTTTTAGCTGTTGCTAAAAAGGTAGTTAATAAAGAAGTTTTAGACTTTAATGACGAAAATGATTTAGAATTTGTTGGTTTAATTGCAATGATTGATCCACCAAGAGCTAATGTTGCACAAAGTATTGCGCAGGCACAAAGAGCAGGCGTAAAAACTGTGATGATTACTGGAGATCACTTGCACACAGCAAAAGCTATTGCCACAAATTTAGGAATCTACCAAAATGATGATTTAGCAATTACTGGTGAAGACTTAGCGGCCATGAGTGATGAAGAATTAAATGCTAAAGTTACACATATTTCTGTTTATGCTAGAGTTAATCCAAGTGACAAATTAAGAATTGTTAAAGCTTGACAAGCACATGAAAAAGTTGTTGCTATGACAGGGGATGGTGTTAATGATGCGCCTGCTTTAAAAGCTAGTGATATTGGTTGTGCCATGGGAATAACTGGAACAGATGTTTCTAAACAAGCAGCTGATTTAATTTTAGTTGATGATAACTTTAATACAATTGTTAACTCAATTAAAAATGGGCGTAAAATCTATGACAAAATTAAAATTGTGATTTTAAACTTACTTGTTTCTTCTTTAACTGAAGTCTTAGTGATGTTAATTGGAATGATTGCCTTTTTCCTTGCCTTTAGAAATCACATTGGCAGCGAAGGTTTTTACATCTTTAGTGCTTCACAATTACTATGAATTAATCTTTTAACACATGGCTTGCCAGCTATTGCTTTAGGATTAATTGAAAACGATACTGATGTAATGAGCAGAAAACCTTATGCCAAAGGCGAAAGTATTTTTGCAAGAGGAATGGGTTGAAATTTACTTGCTCAATCCCTAATTCTTTCACTCCTTACTTTAATTGCTTATAGTTTAGGCGGTTTATACGCTGCTAAAAATGGTTTAAGTGGTTTAGATTTCTTACAAACTGCTTCAACTGCTGCCTTTTTAACTTTAGGAATTGGCGCTTCATTGAATGGAATTAATTTAATGAGTCATAAAACTATTTTCAATCTTAAAAATAGTTTTAAATACTGAATTGTAATTTTAGCTGTTACTGTTTCAGTAACTTTAATCTTAATTGTAGTTTTAATTCCAGATCTTTCAAATGTCTTTAGAATGGTGGGTAATGTTTATATACAAGCACCAATGGTTCTGGCAATTGGAATTCCTTTAGGTTTAGGTTTAACACTTTATAATGAAGGATTTAAATTATTTACTTTTCTTAAAAATAAGTATAAAAAAGCTTAATTAGCAAAATAAATGAAATGCGACATTTCGCATTTTTTTATATTTTTAAAACCAAAAAATTTTTAAAACCAAAAAAGAAATAATAGTAAAATTCTATTATATTAATAATCATTAATATAAATTGAATTTTGAACAATGACTAGGAGATAAATAAAATGGCAAATATGCTTAATCCAAACAATAACGTTGGAGATTCAGGTGCTCAAGGTTTTAACCCTGTTGCAAGTAACGCTACTCGTCAAGCTGATATTTCAACAGCGCAAAAAGTAATGTTTATTGTTTTTTCAGTAATTACATTAGGAATTTTTTGACTTTACCACTTTGTTTTTGTAACAGTTAATAGATTTAATCAATTACAAAATGACGTTAACAATGCTGCCTCAACAGTTGATACACAATTAGCAAAACGTTTTGACATGATTTCATCATTAGTTGAAGCTGCTAAATCTCAATTAAAACAAGAAAGAGAAGTTTTAGAACAAGTAACAAGATTACGTGCTACTGTTGGTCAATTAAATAGTGGTGCCTTAACAGCTGCGCAAGCTGGTGAAGCACGTGCTCAAGTTGAACAAGGAATGAATAGTGTTTTAAGTAGATTATTGGTAGTGCAAGAAAACTACCCTGAGTTAAAATCAGATAGAATTGTTGCTGATTTAATGCAACAAACAGTTTACATGGAAAGCGAAATTGCTGCTGCAAGAAGACTTTACAACACTTATGTAAATGAATTTAACACTGCAATTTCAACTTTCCCAAGAAACTATGTAGCTGCTAAAAAAGGTTATACTTCAATGCCTTTATTTCAAGCTGCTTCACAACAAAGAGACAGAGTAAACTTAACTTTAAACTAAAAAATCAAAAGTCCATTTTTTGGGCTTTTTTTAATAACTTTTTTAAAAAATATTAAGCAAAAAGGAGATGAAATGAAAAAGGAATGACAAAATGAAGAATACAATCCAAAAAAACATTCTATGGAACCTATAAAAGTTAAGGAATATCAAATAAGAGGAAAAAGTGCTTTTGATATTCTTAATTATTTTTTATCAAAATGAAAAGGTTTTAATATAAAAATTTATTATTTTTTTTCAATATTCATCGTTATATTTCTCGGTTTATTAATATGATTTTTTTGAATAACTGTTAACGGTTATAAAAATAGTAATTTTAATGCTTTTGTTTTTGCAGAAACTTTCGCATATATTTCAATTGTTTTACAAATATTAATAAGTTTAGTTTTATACTTTAAATCGTTAAAATGATCTAGACATAATTTTGATTTAATTGATAAGTTAAAGTATAAAGAATGAAAAAATTACTTTCCATTTTTTAAAAATAAATATTTATTTATTGATTTATCAAATATAAAAAATATGGAAGAAAAGAAAAGAATTAAAAAAGAGTTTCGAGAAATTTGTGAAGCAAAAGAAATTTTTTACTCTTTTGAAATTAATAATCCTATAAAACCTAATAATATTAAAGATAAAATAAATTATAAAAATCGCAAATTCCAAATTTTTAAAGGCCAAAAAATTGATTTTTATAGACATATTTCTATAAAAATAAAAAATAATTTTGGAAAAATAGAGAGTTCTAATTACTATAGTTTTTTTAAAAATAAAATTGAAAAATCTTGAAGTTTTTATGGTAATTGAAATTGAATTAATTTTTCTATGATTGTATTTTTTGCTATATTGTTTATTTCTAGTTTTGTTTTCCTTTTATTTTCGGTATAACAAGGAAAAAATTTTAGAATAATTTTTGGATCATTTTTTCAGCTTGTATTAATTTTTTTAATTATTGTTTTTGTGTTTTCTAAAAATAGGCTTTTGATATTACTAGAAAAAAAGATTAATAAATTTAGAAAAAAAGATTTTTTTGAAAAAATAAAATATGATAAAAAATCAAATATTTTTGACAAAGAAAGCAAATGATTAATAGTTTTAGATTTGTCAGAATGTAGTTTTAAAAATAGAAAAAAATTTAAAGAAACAATAGCTGATTTTTTTGAAGAAAAAGAAATTTACTTTTGTTTCTATGAATAATCTCTTTGATGAGTAAAAAACAGGTGTGTTGCTATTTGTATATCAATTACAAATAGGAGCACAATTGAAAAGTTTAGCTTATGAAAGAATAAATACTGAAGTTAAATCTAATCAAGATTTAAACTGAGAACATTTTAATAGTCTATATTTTGCTAAGAAATATAGAGTTTTTAATAGTACTCTTTTAGCAGAAATAAGAAAAGTTAAACTTAAAATTAGTGAAGCTACTTTTGAACATATTAAAAATAAACCTTTAGTTGTTTATTTATTTGCTATTTTAAGAGCTTTAAAAGCTGATAAAGAAGCAGTAAGTAAGAAAATCATTTTAGAAACAGGCATAAAAAAATCATCTTTTTATGATGCTTTAGCTACACTTAAAAAACTGAATTTTGTAATTGAATTAGATAATGGAAATGCACTTAAATTAACTAGTAAACACTTATTAAGACCAAAAAATTTCAATGCTGATGTGGCAGGAATTTTAGGTGAAGATGTATTAAATTCAGTTAATCAAGTTTATCAAGAAAAAGTTAAAAAATTCTTTTATCTTAAAAGCACTTTCTATTGAAATATGTTCTTTTTATATGGATTAGAATTTGTTAAAAATGCTGTTACTTTAGCTCTTAAAACTAAAAAAAGCAAAGTAAAAGATTTGACTAATAAAACTATTTCAGTATCAAATAAGTATTTAAAATTAACTCGTTTTAAAGCTTATGACTATACTAAAAAATTAGCAAAAATTCTAAATTCAGCTTTCAGTAAACTTTTTACTATTCAAAGAGAAGTTAAGAAAGTTAAAGGTGAAGTTAAATATACAACATACAGATATTTAATGAAAAACTTTAATAATCTCTACAATCAATACTATTAATTAAATTTCTAGAGCAAATTTTATTTCACAATAAGGTAATAATGAAAGAACCAATTTAAAGTAATTTTACTTTTTAAAAAGAAATAAAAAGTAGATTGTTTATTATTACAGAAATAAGTTTGCTATAGTAATGAAAATTAAAGAAAAGCAAACCTTAGATTGAAATAGTTTAGAAAACACTATTACACTTTTATACTATTTTAAAGAAGCTAAATTTAACTTAAAAAGTCAAAGTGGAACTAACATTAAAAAC
This Mycoplasmopsis columbina DNA region includes the following protein-coding sequences:
- a CDS encoding cation-translocating P-type ATPase, whose translation is MTNLETGLNDLEVKEQLEKFGSNTLVKTKKINPFVAFIKQFIDPMVILLIIAALISLGLAIYEHVSGHNERSEIIVSYVEPGIIFLVIFLNSMLGAYQEVKSDQAVRALAKMNETFATVKRNGKIQLIPAAELVVGDVLILNAGDVISADARLVEAYNLKVVEASLTGESLAIDKIANWEKTKDATLANNSHLIFSGTHVTNGKAIAIVEAVGEKTEIGKINSMIQEQDKSLTPLQIKLNKLSKIFGFAGVILLFVSFIIQIVLSNVVSGIWNEADVYTSALVTAISLAVAAIPEGLITFTTVLLSIGVAKMSKQKGLVKNLLAVETLGSVSIICSDKTGTLTENKMTVVDGFVNGKTFSHTTVSNDSDYASLARYLTLCNDASIHFNQTTNTFEEVGDPTETGLLRFAYGYGIKKEELLKTTPHLSALPFDSDRKMMSVLIKENGQNLMITKGAPDVILNRCLNVKRDEIELINSQFANNSYRVLAVAKKVVNKEVLDFNDENDLEFVGLIAMIDPPRANVAQSIAQAQRAGVKTVMITGDHLHTAKAIATNLGIYQNDDLAITGEDLAAMSDEELNAKVTHISVYARVNPSDKLRIVKAWQAHEKVVAMTGDGVNDAPALKASDIGCAMGITGTDVSKQAADLILVDDNFNTIVNSIKNGRKIYDKIKIVILNLLVSSLTEVLVMLIGMIAFFLAFRNHIGSEGFYIFSASQLLWINLLTHGLPAIALGLIENDTDVMSRKPYAKGESIFARGMGWNLLAQSLILSLLTLIAYSLGGLYAAKNGLSGLDFLQTASTAAFLTLGIGASLNGINLMSHKTIFNLKNSFKYWIVILAVTVSVTLILIVVLIPDLSNVFRMVGNVYIQAPMVLAIGIPLGLGLTLYNEGFKLFTFLKNKYKKA
- a CDS encoding LemA family protein, whose amino-acid sequence is MANMLNPNNNVGDSGAQGFNPVASNATRQADISTAQKVMFIVFSVITLGIFWLYHFVFVTVNRFNQLQNDVNNAASTVDTQLAKRFDMISSLVEAAKSQLKQEREVLEQVTRLRATVGQLNSGALTAAQAGEARAQVEQGMNSVLSRLLVVQENYPELKSDRIVADLMQQTVYMESEIAAARRLYNTYVNEFNTAISTFPRNYVAAKKGYTSMPLFQAASQQRDRVNLTLN
- a CDS encoding endonuclease/exonuclease/phosphatase family protein, whose product is MNKNQKIKWLLTASTLTLPLISVACTKNTDNQSQPINKTNDEELLLQELNSEVENSQLEFNETATQEEKNNFVKTPNDFRSLIKKRRKFKNTKFKLLIKSIFLENDQVIVEFSIQDKETQKESKILKKVFSSNDFFEKFNNKNLSIQSIEKEKKEEEPDNKKNNETTSLLEEEKKDTHSEPPKNNPEDPKNTDSQPSDPANPSNKEKEEPKNTNSPSESINGSSEEKEDENSDKKDGTTENTNEEKNLEQIRLGLWNTYKFSLTEKNYEKVKNIKIKALSKIINYLNIDVQGIVELFNPEALIELVKELNTLNTEANWKYVISDYDKGGKNVLLESNSKQHELSGFIYKASKLDAIAFDNNLIGTSYDNSNYKPHFNSDSNLGFVRPPFGVKFKTKGSEKNDFTFVIGHFDSPGVSKENQEVSHKKQGTQELDEAWNLNAAMNWYDHIDGNNNELIFMGDTNIKKNNEALAFEPLLVQNNYKSLLKEDNPTSIGRNFNYSEPYDKIFYKGDLEVTNSDKYDLLAFPESGLWENISSFQEWKNFLQKNDYDYKTETSYISSVISDHAPIYTDLLLNKADLT
- a CDS encoding MAGa4850 family ICE element protein; the encoded protein is MLLFVYQLQIGAQLKSLAYERINTEVKSNQDLNWEHFNSLYFAKKYRVFNSTLLAEIRKVKLKISEATFEHIKNKPLVVYLFAILRALKADKEAVSKKIILETGIKKSSFYDALATLKKLNFVIELDNGNALKLTSKHLLRPKNFNADVAGILGEDVLNSVNQVYQEKVKKFFYLKSTFYWNMFFLYGLEFVKNAVTLALKTKKSKVKDLTNKTISVSNKYLKLTRFKAYDYTKKLAKILNSAFSKLFTIQREVKKVKGEVKYTTYRYLMKNFNNLYNQYY